The Beijerinckiaceae bacterium RH AL1 genome has a segment encoding these proteins:
- a CDS encoding hypothetical protein (ID:RHAL1_01754;~conserved membrane protein of unknown function;~source:Prodigal:2.6), whose amino-acid sequence MTSTDDLHEGTRPTTDIEASTRLRLFAPLRAVPTLLRRPVATGSYRAEIDGLRFIAIAIVMVGHFLERAIRFFPQVAERLGGSDTTFFERAGLGVYLFFTISGFVIARQVLKVEASPLSGRFLKSYFGRRVLRIEPPYVILLVATYIALSASGYRPENAIHFDVAPHSLGVSLATSIVYLHDLVWGSYPRLFPPGWSLEVEVQFYVLAPLLFFIYFKVPRGTARVAFAGAVMFAASLVSLKVPAQVGPLHTHFSLLNFFRFFWLGIVLADLDEWIAAQAVPARVAGLAGWLGLAVFVLIPAVPDEDLVPAMLLRGVGLAALVAMFVGALSQGSSFRAFCSRPWVCLIGGACYSLYLTHQQAMQAMTSVAAKLMPGAGLGPLAGLMLVELVICVAVGLVFYAVIERSFMIKDWPQRLVVAVSSKRRLEGRVGAPRSQLGR is encoded by the coding sequence ATGACCTCCACAGATGACCTCCACGAGGGCACACGCCCGACGACGGACATCGAAGCCTCGACGCGCCTGCGGCTATTCGCACCGCTGCGGGCGGTGCCGACCCTGCTGCGGCGACCCGTCGCGACGGGATCGTACCGCGCCGAGATCGACGGGCTGCGCTTCATCGCCATCGCGATCGTCATGGTCGGGCACTTTTTGGAGCGGGCGATCCGCTTCTTCCCGCAGGTCGCGGAACGTCTCGGCGGCAGCGACACGACCTTCTTCGAGCGCGCCGGACTCGGCGTCTATCTCTTCTTCACGATCTCAGGCTTCGTCATTGCGCGGCAGGTCCTGAAGGTTGAGGCGTCGCCGCTGAGCGGGCGCTTCCTCAAGAGCTACTTCGGTCGCCGCGTGCTGCGCATCGAGCCGCCGTACGTGATCCTGCTCGTCGCGACCTATATCGCCCTCAGCGCCAGCGGCTACAGGCCGGAGAACGCCATCCATTTCGATGTTGCGCCGCACTCGCTCGGCGTCAGCCTGGCGACCAGCATCGTCTACCTGCACGATCTCGTCTGGGGCTCGTATCCGCGGCTGTTTCCGCCGGGCTGGTCGCTCGAGGTCGAGGTGCAGTTCTACGTCCTCGCGCCGCTGCTCTTCTTCATCTACTTCAAGGTGCCGCGCGGAACCGCCCGCGTCGCGTTCGCCGGCGCGGTGATGTTCGCCGCCTCGCTCGTCTCGCTCAAGGTGCCGGCGCAGGTCGGGCCGCTGCACACGCACTTCAGCCTGCTCAACTTCTTCCGCTTCTTCTGGCTCGGCATCGTGCTCGCCGATCTCGACGAATGGATCGCCGCGCAGGCCGTGCCGGCGCGCGTGGCCGGGCTGGCTGGCTGGCTCGGGCTCGCGGTGTTCGTTTTGATCCCAGCGGTGCCGGACGAGGACCTTGTGCCCGCAATGCTGCTGCGCGGCGTCGGGCTCGCGGCGTTGGTCGCGATGTTCGTCGGCGCGCTGTCGCAGGGCTCGAGCTTCCGCGCCTTCTGCTCGCGCCCGTGGGTCTGCCTGATCGGCGGCGCCTGCTACTCGCTCTACCTCACGCATCAGCAGGCCATGCAGGCGATGACGAGCGTCGCCGCCAAGCTGATGCCCGGCGCCGGCCTCGGCCCGCTCGCCGGGCTGATGCTGGTCGAGCTCGTGATCTGCGTCGCCGTCGGGCTCGTCTTCTACGCGGTGATCGAGCGGAGCTTCATGATCAAGGATTGGCCGCAGCGGCTCGTCGTGGCCGTGTCGTCCAAGCGCAGGCTCGAGGGCCGCGTCGGCGCGCCGCGATCGCAGCTCGGCCGCTGA